In the Selenomonadales bacterium genome, one interval contains:
- a CDS encoding 2-hydroxyglutaryl-CoA dehydratase, with amino-acid sequence MICGIDLGSRSVKLVLADGDGTIREKHIFSTVDFYREYGRADEEGLQIDFAKLGMEGIDAVASTGYGRNTLDVVGSMVIPELKAHVLGVVEQTGLTDFTLIDLGGQDSKVIKVRKGRMVDFATNDKCAASTGRYLENMAAVLNISMEELSKHSENPVELNSTCAIFGESELIGRIVEGHSTAALAAGVNDSIVKRIKPMVRPLLSDTLVLTGGVALGKAMKVLLQEAFGREVIVPSQPQLNGAIGCIRAVRMKQEKGK; translated from the coding sequence ATGATTTGCGGAATCGACTTGGGTAGTCGTAGTGTCAAGCTCGTCTTGGCAGATGGTGATGGCACGATAAGAGAAAAACATATTTTTTCGACCGTTGATTTTTATCGTGAATACGGACGCGCCGATGAAGAAGGACTTCAGATAGACTTTGCCAAACTCGGCATGGAAGGGATTGACGCCGTTGCATCGACGGGATACGGGCGCAATACGCTCGATGTTGTCGGTTCGATGGTCATTCCCGAACTGAAGGCACACGTATTGGGTGTCGTCGAACAGACGGGACTTACCGACTTTACGCTGATCGACCTCGGCGGACAGGACAGCAAGGTCATCAAGGTGCGCAAAGGGCGCATGGTAGACTTTGCGACGAATGATAAATGTGCGGCAAGCACAGGCCGTTATCTTGAGAATATGGCGGCGGTACTCAATATCTCGATGGAAGAACTCAGTAAGCATAGCGAGAATCCCGTGGAACTTAATTCGACTTGTGCTATCTTCGGTGAGAGTGAACTTATCGGACGCATCGTAGAAGGCCATTCGACAGCTGCGCTTGCGGCAGGTGTCAATGATTCCATCGTGAAACGTATCAAACCGATGGTGCGACCGCTGCTCTCTGATACGCTCGTCTTGACGGGCGGTGTTGCGCTTGGGAAAGCGATGAAGGTACTCCTGCAAGAGGCATTTGGCAGAGAGGTCATCGTACCTAGCCAGCCACAGCTCAACGGTGCGATCGGTTGTATCCGCGCAGTGCGGATGAAACAGGAAAAGGGGAAATAA
- the rph gene encoding ribonuclease PH yields the protein MRIDNRQADQLRPVRITRNYLKYAEGSALIEVGNTRVLCAATIEERVPSFLKGSGEGWITAEYSLLPRSTQTRNQRESAKGKVTGRTHEIQRLIGRSLRSVVDLKALGERTIWIDCDVIQADGGTRTASITGAFMAMTDAIASIYKNDKPFPVKDFVAAVSVGIHENEPLLDLCYAEDSNAEVDMNFVITGSGKFVEIQGTGEERPFDKEEMNAMTALAEKGIAELIEYQKDLLGREAWNIGREP from the coding sequence ATGAGAATAGATAACAGACAGGCGGATCAGCTCCGCCCCGTGCGCATCACGCGCAATTACTTAAAATATGCAGAAGGCTCGGCGCTCATCGAAGTCGGCAATACGCGCGTGCTTTGTGCGGCAACGATCGAAGAACGGGTACCGTCCTTCTTGAAAGGAAGCGGAGAAGGCTGGATCACGGCAGAATACTCGCTCCTTCCGCGTTCAACGCAGACACGCAATCAGCGCGAATCTGCCAAAGGTAAAGTCACAGGCAGAACACATGAGATACAGCGTCTTATCGGTCGTTCGCTTCGCAGTGTCGTCGATCTCAAGGCACTTGGCGAACGCACGATCTGGATCGACTGCGACGTTATCCAGGCAGACGGTGGTACGCGTACCGCTTCTATCACGGGTGCTTTTATGGCAATGACAGATGCGATCGCTTCCATTTACAAAAATGACAAGCCGTTCCCTGTCAAAGACTTCGTAGCGGCAGTCAGCGTCGGTATCCATGAGAACGAGCCGCTTCTTGATCTTTGTTATGCAGAAGATTCGAACGCCGAAGTCGATATGAACTTCGTTATCACAGGCAGTGGCAAGTTCGTCGAAATTCAAGGTACGGGCGAAGAACGTCCGTTTGACAAAGAAGAAATGAATGCCATGACCGCCCTTGCGGAAAAAGGCATCGCCGAACTCATCGAATACCAAAAAGACCTTCTTGGCAGAGAAGCGTGGAATATTGGGAGAGAACCATGA